A region of Bacteroidota bacterium DNA encodes the following proteins:
- a CDS encoding rhodanese-like domain-containing protein: MKPASLRSQVSQVVLLAAILAFAYNSFSIKRIPLVRQEVVKVAVSDSELFHGRKSPVTDTGKARPDTPRVKVIAPLHDSALAHEDTAGAFPPVEEKKDFYRIISLSQLNRLLAEGHYLLIDARDTAAYRKGHIKGARNMFGLATDQFFPELAPMARDTLTLIYCNNPDCHLGRMVGDFMHAIGFTNLYLYDDGWDGWEKAGMPIDSSLVGGP; this comes from the coding sequence GTGAAGCCCGCATCGCTCCGCAGCCAGGTCTCGCAGGTCGTCCTCCTTGCGGCGATCCTCGCGTTCGCTTACAATTCGTTCTCGATCAAACGCATTCCGCTGGTGCGCCAGGAGGTCGTGAAGGTCGCGGTCTCCGATTCGGAGCTCTTCCACGGCCGGAAAAGCCCGGTCACGGATACCGGAAAGGCCCGCCCGGACACTCCCCGCGTCAAGGTCATTGCCCCGCTCCACGATAGCGCGCTCGCTCACGAGGATACGGCGGGGGCGTTCCCCCCGGTGGAGGAAAAGAAGGACTTTTACAGGATCATCTCGCTCTCGCAACTCAACCGGCTCCTTGCGGAGGGACATTACCTCCTGATCGATGCCCGCGACACGGCCGCATACAGGAAAGGGCACATCAAGGGGGCCCGGAACATGTTCGGACTCGCAACGGACCAGTTTTTCCCCGAGCTGGCCCCGATGGCGCGGGATACCCTCACTCTTATCTATTGTAATAACCCCGACTGCCACCTGGGCCGCATGGTCGGCGATTTCATGCACGCAATCGGGTTCACAAACCTCTATCTGTATGACGACGGGTGGGACGGCTGGGAGAAGGCCGGAATGCCAATCGATTCAAGCCTGGTGGGGGGGCCCTGA
- a CDS encoding MauE/DoxX family redox-associated membrane protein, whose product MMNLLSNKYLLLAARCILGIVFVFAAIEKIAAPEAFAISVEAYRILPLPAINIFALLVPWLELLCGLFLMAGHHLRGSSLVASILLAGFTLAILSAMARGLTIDCGCFGAAYQTPVTWTRVLEDLGLVILGGYVFLVSSRPARPAGGGDSAVEPAGPAPAP is encoded by the coding sequence ATGATGAACCTCCTCTCGAACAAGTACCTTCTCCTCGCGGCCCGCTGCATTCTCGGGATCGTGTTCGTCTTTGCGGCCATCGAGAAGATCGCGGCGCCCGAGGCGTTCGCGATTTCCGTCGAGGCGTACCGTATTCTCCCCCTGCCGGCCATTAATATCTTCGCGCTGCTCGTTCCCTGGCTCGAATTGTTGTGCGGGCTCTTTCTGATGGCGGGGCACCATCTCCGGGGAAGCTCGCTCGTCGCGAGTATCCTGCTCGCCGGATTCACGCTGGCAATCCTCTCCGCGATGGCCCGGGGACTGACCATCGATTGCGGTTGTTTCGGGGCGGCCTATCAGACGCCCGTCACCTGGACGCGCGTGCTCGAGGATCTTGGACTCGTCATCCTGGGAGGGTACGTATTTCTCGTTTCGTCGCGTCCCGCCAGGCCGGCCGGGGGCGGCGATTCCGCTGTCGAACCCGCCGGACCGGCGCCCGCGCCGTGA
- a CDS encoding AAA family ATPase, translating to MHKVVTIANQKGGVGKTTTAINLAAGVAVAEFPTLLIDSDPQANSTSGLGIEPREDRKNVYDALIGETDPHEIVLKTDMPYLSLLPSSINLVGAELELVDVERREHMMAALVAKLRSEYEYIFIDCPPSLGLLTLNGLVAADSVLVPVQCEYFALEGLGSLLDTIAMVKNDLNPRLEIEGVLMTMFDSRLRLSNQIIEEVRKHFGEKMFKTMITRNVRLSEAPSFGKPVLLYEAVSSGARNYMQLAREFLDRQQAPAHHDHIIPESYVQG from the coding sequence ATGCATAAGGTTGTCACGATCGCAAATCAGAAGGGGGGAGTGGGTAAGACCACGACGGCGATCAATCTTGCCGCCGGAGTCGCGGTAGCCGAGTTTCCGACCCTCCTCATCGACAGCGATCCCCAGGCGAATTCCACGAGCGGGCTCGGGATCGAGCCCCGGGAAGACCGGAAGAACGTGTACGACGCGCTGATCGGCGAGACCGATCCCCACGAGATCGTCCTCAAGACCGACATGCCGTACCTCTCGCTCCTGCCGTCGAGCATCAACTTGGTGGGAGCGGAGCTCGAACTCGTCGACGTGGAGCGGAGGGAACATATGATGGCCGCCCTTGTCGCGAAGCTGCGGAGCGAGTATGAATACATCTTCATCGATTGCCCCCCGTCGCTCGGGCTCCTGACGTTGAACGGCCTCGTGGCGGCGGATTCGGTCCTCGTGCCGGTGCAGTGTGAATACTTCGCCCTCGAAGGACTGGGATCGTTGCTCGACACGATCGCGATGGTCAAGAACGACCTCAACCCCCGTCTGGAGATCGAAGGGGTGCTGATGACGATGTTCGACAGCCGCCTCCGGCTCTCGAACCAGATCATCGAGGAAGTCAGGAAACACTTCGGCGAGAAAATGTTCAAGACGATGATTACGCGCAACGTGCGGTTGAGCGAAGCGCCGAGCTTCGGGAAGCCCGTGTTGCTCTACGAAGCGGTCTCCTCGGGAGCCAGGAACTACATGCAGCTCGCAAGGGAATTCCTCGACCGGCAGCAGGCTCCCGCCCACCACGATCATATTATTCCGGAGAGTTATGTCCAAGGCTAA
- a CDS encoding ParB/RepB/Spo0J family partition protein, whose product MSKAKHGLGKGLSALIRSVPPETRPEPAPVRIPERNIPEGTITHLEIAKIRPNPFQPRADFDQQALDELKESIREKGIIQAVTVRRAEDGMYELISGERRIRASTEIGLESIPAYVIEVRDRAEMLELALIENLQREHLNPIEIAISYQRLMHDVGLSAEDVAKKVSKDRTTVVNFLRLLKLPEKIQETLRKGLLTMGHARALVAIPDEKTQLRFFDRIMKQDLNVRQVEKLVREFAKAHDRKTVPLPKGPGTAVDSIAERIQQILATRVRVNVHDGGRGEIVVEFYSSDDLGRLFDLIASIEH is encoded by the coding sequence ATGTCCAAGGCTAAACATGGATTGGGGAAGGGCCTCTCCGCCCTGATACGCAGCGTACCACCGGAAACCCGCCCCGAGCCCGCGCCCGTCCGGATTCCCGAACGGAACATCCCCGAAGGGACGATCACCCATCTCGAGATCGCGAAGATCCGGCCGAATCCGTTTCAGCCGCGCGCGGATTTCGACCAGCAGGCTCTCGACGAGCTCAAGGAATCGATCCGGGAGAAGGGGATCATCCAGGCGGTCACCGTCCGGCGAGCGGAAGACGGGATGTACGAGCTGATCTCGGGCGAGCGGCGGATCCGCGCGTCGACGGAGATCGGACTCGAGTCGATACCCGCCTATGTCATCGAGGTCAGGGACCGGGCGGAAATGCTCGAGCTTGCCCTGATCGAGAACCTGCAGCGCGAGCATCTGAACCCGATTGAAATCGCGATTTCCTACCAGCGTTTGATGCACGACGTGGGGCTCTCCGCCGAAGATGTCGCGAAAAAGGTGAGCAAGGACCGGACGACCGTCGTGAATTTCCTCCGCCTCTTGAAGCTCCCCGAAAAGATCCAGGAGACGCTGAGGAAGGGGCTCCTGACGATGGGGCATGCGAGGGCTCTCGTCGCGATTCCGGACGAGAAAACCCAGCTACGGTTCTTCGACCGGATCATGAAGCAGGATTTGAACGTGCGGCAGGTGGAAAAACTTGTCCGCGAGTTCGCGAAAGCGCACGACCGCAAGACCGTTCCCCTTCCAAAAGGGCCCGGCACGGCGGTCGACAGCATCGCGGAACGCATTCAGCAGATTCTTGCAACCAGGGTCCGCGTGAACGTCCACGACGGCGGACGCGGGGAAATCGTCGTCGAGTTCTATTCGAGCGACGACCTCGGCCGTTTGTTCGACCTCATCGCCTCCATCGAGCACTAA
- a CDS encoding RidA family protein, translating to MPITVVLTNDAPAPIGPYNQAIAASGTFLYTAGQIPIDPKTKMVVNGDIKAQTRQALENIKAILSGGGSSMERVVKTTVFLKNMDDFSGMNEVYGEFFKVNPPARSTVEVARLPRDVKVEIEAIALLEDGRR from the coding sequence ATGCCCATTACCGTAGTTCTCACGAACGACGCGCCGGCACCGATCGGCCCCTATAACCAGGCGATCGCCGCCTCAGGCACGTTTCTTTATACTGCCGGGCAAATTCCGATCGATCCCAAGACGAAGATGGTGGTCAACGGGGACATCAAGGCGCAGACGCGGCAGGCACTCGAGAATATCAAGGCCATCCTCTCCGGGGGCGGGTCCTCTATGGAACGCGTCGTGAAAACAACCGTGTTCCTCAAGAATATGGACGACTTCTCCGGGATGAACGAGGTCTATGGGGAATTTTTCAAGGTCAATCCTCCCGCCAGATCGACTGTCGAAGTTGCACGCCTTCCCAGGGATGTGAAAGTGGAGATTGAAGCGATCGCTCTCCTGGAAGACGGTCGGCGCTAG
- a CDS encoding DUF5683 domain-containing protein gives MAPLIVILRERSDRRISSALLVILQLVVSAAFCSARPIGPPLPSDTTASQSKRPSDSLVVSAKRSDTSFVRPSKSPWLAVGFSAAVPGLGQIYNRSYWKAPIVWCIGGYWVYEWIHLNNSYKDYQEKYKQSVTPLQPGGNPLYLLNRDFYRDQRDKFAWYLGALYLLNLVDAYVDASLYDFDVGPDLTADGRVVPRFRASIHVGF, from the coding sequence GTGGCGCCTCTCATTGTCATCCTGAGGGAGCGTAGCGACCGAAGGATCTCCTCAGCCCTCCTTGTAATTCTCCAACTAGTAGTATCAGCTGCCTTCTGTTCCGCTCGTCCCATCGGTCCCCCTCTGCCGTCCGACACCACCGCCTCCCAATCGAAACGTCCCTCCGATTCTCTTGTCGTTTCCGCGAAACGCTCGGACACATCCTTCGTCCGCCCGTCCAAGTCACCCTGGCTCGCCGTCGGCTTTTCGGCTGCGGTCCCGGGTCTCGGCCAGATCTATAATAGAAGCTACTGGAAGGCACCGATAGTCTGGTGTATCGGAGGGTATTGGGTCTACGAGTGGATCCATCTGAACAACAGCTACAAGGACTATCAGGAGAAGTACAAGCAGAGCGTCACGCCCCTCCAACCGGGCGGCAACCCTTTATACCTCCTGAACCGGGATTTTTACAGGGATCAGAGGGACAAGTTTGCTTGGTACCTCGGCGCCCTCTACCTTCTGAACCTCGTCGACGCGTACGTCGACGCCAGCCTTTACGATTTCGACGTGGGACCGGACCTGACCGCAGACGGAAGGGTTGTTCCCCGGTTCAGGGCCTCGATACACGTGGGGTTTTGA
- the mgrA gene encoding L-glyceraldehyde 3-phosphate reductase — MKKYHPLENRYDEMQYRRCGKSGLKLPAVSLGLWQNFGGADSPGSMRERILRAFDLGITHFDLGNNYGPPPGSAEVNFGKILREDLASYRDELIVATKAGYRMWPGPYGEWGSRKYLLSSLDQSLKRMGLEYVDIFYLHRPDPETPLEESMSALDHAVRAGKALYAGVSSLSAEQTLEASKILRRLGTPCLIHQPVYNMLNRSVEGGLLDVLRSEGIGCISFSPLAQGLLTDKYLDGIPENSRAAQKDSSLRRESISAQRVDTLRTLNGIAKKRGQSLAQMSLAWVLRHDIMTSVVIGASRVEQIEENVAALKRLDFTPEELAAIEGVLKG; from the coding sequence ATGAAAAAATACCATCCGTTGGAAAATCGATACGACGAGATGCAGTACCGCCGCTGCGGAAAAAGCGGCCTGAAACTCCCGGCCGTCTCGCTGGGGCTCTGGCAGAATTTCGGCGGGGCCGACTCGCCCGGCAGCATGCGGGAAAGAATCCTGCGGGCGTTCGATCTCGGCATCACACACTTCGACCTCGGGAATAACTACGGCCCGCCTCCGGGATCGGCCGAGGTAAACTTCGGAAAAATCCTGAGGGAAGATCTGGCGTCCTACCGCGACGAGCTGATCGTTGCGACGAAGGCAGGCTACCGGATGTGGCCGGGCCCTTACGGGGAATGGGGCTCGCGGAAGTATTTGTTGTCGAGCCTCGACCAGAGCTTGAAGCGAATGGGACTGGAATACGTCGATATCTTCTATCTCCACCGCCCCGATCCCGAAACCCCGCTCGAGGAATCGATGTCCGCTCTCGATCACGCGGTCCGGGCAGGCAAGGCGCTCTATGCCGGCGTTTCATCCCTGAGCGCGGAACAGACCCTCGAGGCGTCGAAGATTCTCCGGCGGCTTGGGACCCCGTGCCTGATCCACCAGCCGGTCTATAACATGCTCAACAGATCGGTGGAAGGCGGGCTGCTCGATGTGTTGCGGAGTGAAGGGATCGGCTGCATCTCCTTCTCCCCTCTCGCCCAGGGGCTTCTCACCGACAAGTATTTGGACGGCATTCCGGAGAATTCCCGGGCGGCGCAGAAGGACTCTTCCCTCAGGCGCGAGTCGATCAGCGCTCAGAGAGTGGACACTCTTCGAACGCTTAACGGGATTGCGAAAAAGCGAGGGCAATCGCTCGCGCAGATGAGCCTTGCGTGGGTCCTCCGGCACGACATCATGACCTCGGTCGTGATCGGGGCAAGCAGGGTTGAACAGATCGAGGAGAACGTCGCCGCGCTGAAACGGCTCGATTTTACCCCGGAGGAATTAGCAGCGATCGAGGGAGTGTTGAAGGGGTAG
- a CDS encoding NAD-dependent epimerase/dehydratase family protein, producing the protein MIILITGAAGNLGTQLTRYLIPSGDALRLLVHRKEPAPEILSSPNVTVLKGNLADREFLMKACEGVDCIVHLAGVLFKPRPERFLPVTNTLYVKNLVDAALRTAVRRIILVSFPHVEGETTPAVPARGVLNASPNAIHSRTRLDAEKYLFEASMGTRMEAVVLRAGVIYGKNIKLIEAARSLLRKRMLAIWKTPTWLHLLAIQDFLKALDIAIRAEGIAGIYNVCDDEPVVLQDFLDRLADHWGYPKPPRMPDFVFYWAAAWCQTGALIFRTSAPLTRDIVTMGMTSVVADTSRMKKELLPALSFPTFREGIAVID; encoded by the coding sequence ATGATTATCCTCATCACGGGAGCCGCCGGGAACCTTGGCACGCAGCTCACGCGTTATCTGATCCCCTCCGGCGACGCCCTGCGCTTGCTCGTTCACCGGAAGGAGCCGGCGCCGGAGATTCTCTCCTCACCGAACGTTACCGTGCTCAAAGGAAACCTCGCCGATCGCGAATTTCTTATGAAGGCCTGCGAAGGGGTCGACTGCATCGTCCATCTTGCGGGCGTGCTGTTTAAACCGAGGCCGGAACGCTTCCTCCCCGTCACAAACACCCTGTACGTAAAAAACCTGGTGGACGCCGCGCTCCGGACAGCGGTTCGACGCATCATCCTCGTCAGCTTTCCGCATGTGGAGGGCGAGACGACTCCCGCCGTTCCTGCCCGCGGCGTCTTAAACGCATCCCCGAACGCGATCCATTCCCGGACACGGCTCGACGCCGAGAAGTATCTCTTCGAAGCGAGCATGGGAACCCGGATGGAGGCGGTCGTCCTCAGAGCCGGCGTGATCTACGGAAAGAACATCAAGCTCATCGAAGCGGCGCGCTCGCTCCTGAGAAAACGCATGCTCGCAATCTGGAAAACACCCACCTGGCTTCACTTGCTCGCGATCCAGGATTTTCTAAAGGCCCTGGATATCGCCATCCGCGCTGAGGGGATTGCCGGAATCTACAATGTGTGCGACGACGAGCCCGTCGTGCTGCAGGATTTCCTCGACCGGCTGGCGGATCATTGGGGGTACCCGAAGCCACCGAGGATGCCCGACTTCGTGTTCTATTGGGCGGCCGCATGGTGCCAAACAGGAGCGCTGATATTTCGCACCTCCGCACCTCTGACACGGGATATCGTTACGATGGGGATGACATCGGTCGTGGCCGACACTTCCCGGATGAAGAAAGAGCTTCTGCCGGCGCTCTCCTTCCCGACATTCCGGGAGGGAATCGCCGTGATCGATTAA
- a CDS encoding type II CAAX endopeptidase family protein: protein MLFYVKKYIWLNLGVTVLLGGAGLFGISYFHVPVTISLTSYSIVFGLVSAAVVTVWTFTVQNGYALIRGRGYAEELTKSLAKEYSGISLLQALLGGITAAFGEELFFRGFIQGQWGIVASTILFGLAHVGKREIRVVSYWAFAHGLLFGLAYKFSGDLAVPMIGHGLFDIGGILYFRFLTRREPMPA from the coding sequence ATGCTTTTTTACGTCAAGAAGTACATCTGGCTCAACCTCGGCGTGACAGTTCTTCTCGGCGGCGCGGGACTCTTCGGGATCTCGTACTTCCACGTGCCCGTTACGATTTCGCTCACCTCCTACTCGATCGTCTTCGGTCTCGTCTCGGCAGCCGTGGTCACGGTCTGGACGTTCACGGTCCAGAACGGGTACGCGCTGATCCGGGGTCGGGGGTATGCCGAAGAACTTACGAAATCGCTCGCAAAGGAATATTCGGGAATATCGCTTCTCCAGGCGCTCCTGGGCGGGATCACGGCGGCGTTCGGTGAGGAGTTGTTTTTCCGTGGATTCATACAGGGACAGTGGGGAATCGTCGCGAGTACCATCCTCTTCGGCCTCGCGCATGTCGGTAAAAGGGAGATCCGGGTAGTCAGCTACTGGGCGTTCGCGCACGGATTGCTGTTCGGGCTGGCATACAAGTTTTCAGGGGACCTCGCAGTCCCGATGATCGGGCACGGCCTCTTCGATATCGGCGGCATCCTCTACTTTCGATTTCTGACAAGGAGAGAGCCGATGCCGGCATGA
- a CDS encoding ion channel, protein MAAPVRKPEDESSDLGLGSRVAQQSRVRFLNRDGTFNAARLGLSFGESQNRYHLLLTISWTKFILLLILCYFLTNTLFAFLYVLCGPGALQGATGVTFAERFTEAFFFSVQTLATIGYGVFSPRGLAANLLVTVEALAGLLGFALATGILFARFSRPGAKIIFSKDAIIAPYRGITAFEFRIANTRSSELIDVKATVVLSRTEFQNGISTRRFHPLTLERSGVMFFPLHWVVVHPIDPTSPLFGVTKEAFEASDAEFMVLLTAVDETFSQTVHTRSSYKHHEVIWGAKFSDMFIDAGGPNLGIDLRRIHDTEPAPLGAG, encoded by the coding sequence ATGGCGGCCCCTGTCCGAAAGCCGGAGGATGAAAGCAGCGATCTCGGACTCGGATCGCGCGTCGCCCAGCAAAGCCGCGTCCGCTTCCTCAACCGCGACGGCACGTTCAACGCAGCCCGGCTCGGCCTGTCGTTCGGCGAATCCCAGAACAGATACCATCTGCTTCTGACGATCTCCTGGACGAAGTTCATCCTCCTCCTCATCCTCTGCTACTTTCTGACGAACACCCTCTTTGCATTTCTGTATGTTCTCTGCGGCCCGGGAGCTCTTCAAGGGGCGACCGGCGTAACGTTTGCCGAACGGTTTACCGAAGCGTTCTTCTTCAGCGTGCAAACGCTCGCGACGATCGGCTACGGAGTATTCAGCCCGAGGGGGCTTGCGGCAAACCTCCTGGTGACCGTCGAGGCGCTGGCGGGTCTCCTCGGATTCGCCCTCGCAACCGGAATACTCTTCGCCCGGTTTTCCCGGCCCGGGGCAAAAATCATCTTCAGCAAAGATGCGATCATCGCCCCGTACAGGGGCATCACCGCGTTCGAGTTCCGGATCGCGAACACCCGGAGCAGCGAGCTGATCGACGTGAAGGCGACCGTCGTGCTGAGCAGGACCGAGTTTCAAAACGGCATCTCCACCCGCCGTTTTCATCCTCTCACGCTCGAGCGGAGCGGTGTGATGTTCTTTCCTCTCCACTGGGTGGTCGTCCACCCGATCGATCCCACAAGCCCTCTCTTCGGCGTGACGAAAGAGGCCTTCGAGGCGTCCGACGCGGAATTCATGGTCCTCCTCACCGCGGTCGATGAGACGTTCTCCCAGACCGTGCATACGCGCTCCTCGTACAAGCATCACGAGGTCATCTGGGGAGCAAAGTTCAGCGACATGTTTATCGACGCGGGCGGGCCGAATCTCGGGATCGATCTGAGGCGCATTCACGACACCGAACCTGCGCCCCTCGGCGCCGGTTAA
- a CDS encoding DUF1684 domain-containing protein: MKQRPSIFCRSFAWSAALVLLLFLVCEGCTQPASGPDPAAFRKEIQEWQSTRLTRLTRDDGWLTLCGLSWLKEGENKLGSDSTNTVILPAGKAPAVAGSIWLEHGALRLQARPGSGLKYHDSVVTSMALKSDDEEPTVITLGSLSFYTIKRSDKIGVRVKDKENPARVNFKGLEYFPADPKWRFEARFEPYRPPKIIPIATMIGTTENDTCPGAIVFSVEGKEYRLEPVIETGNENQLFIMFSDATAGKETYGLGRQLYSALPDSAGKVILDFNKAYNWPCVFTVFATCPIPPRQNHLPFRVEAGEKMYSGH, from the coding sequence ATGAAACAAAGGCCGTCGATTTTTTGCCGCTCCTTCGCCTGGTCCGCAGCCCTGGTTCTCCTCTTGTTCCTCGTATGCGAAGGTTGTACCCAACCGGCAAGCGGGCCCGATCCCGCCGCCTTCCGGAAGGAAATTCAGGAGTGGCAGTCGACGCGGCTTACGCGGTTGACTCGCGACGACGGCTGGTTGACCCTTTGCGGCCTCTCCTGGCTTAAAGAGGGGGAGAACAAGCTCGGGAGCGACTCCACGAATACGGTCATCCTCCCTGCCGGCAAGGCGCCGGCGGTCGCCGGATCGATCTGGCTCGAACATGGGGCTCTCCGGCTGCAAGCCCGTCCGGGATCCGGGCTCAAGTACCATGACTCGGTCGTGACCTCGATGGCGCTCAAGTCGGACGATGAGGAACCCACGGTGATCACACTCGGCTCGCTCAGCTTTTACACCATCAAGCGCTCGGACAAGATCGGCGTGCGGGTGAAGGACAAGGAGAATCCCGCGCGCGTGAACTTCAAGGGCCTCGAATACTTTCCGGCCGATCCGAAGTGGCGGTTTGAAGCCCGCTTCGAGCCCTACCGCCCTCCGAAAATCATTCCCATCGCGACGATGATCGGGACAACCGAGAACGATACCTGTCCGGGCGCGATCGTGTTCAGCGTGGAGGGGAAGGAATACCGGCTGGAGCCCGTGATCGAGACAGGCAACGAGAACCAGCTCTTCATCATGTTCAGCGATGCCACGGCGGGCAAGGAGACGTACGGCTTGGGGAGACAGCTCTACAGCGCGCTTCCCGACTCCGCGGGGAAGGTGATTCTCGATTTTAACAAGGCGTACAACTGGCCCTGCGTGTTCACGGTGTTCGCGACGTGCCCGATCCCTCCCCGGCAGAACCATCTTCCGTTCCGGGTCGAGGCGGGGGAGAAAATGTACTCCGGGCATTGA
- a CDS encoding DUF971 domain-containing protein: MKPRSIKKISPNELRLIWDNGHESTYTFEDLRDFCPCATCSGETLLMHSYRPPEPDRTVAGRYDLKEIQLVGSYAIQLHWGDGHATGIYTWELLLRKCGCPEHSPAETHRE; the protein is encoded by the coding sequence ATGAAACCTAGGAGCATCAAGAAGATCAGTCCCAATGAGCTCAGACTGATATGGGACAACGGACACGAAAGCACCTACACCTTCGAGGACCTGCGCGATTTCTGTCCGTGCGCGACCTGTTCCGGCGAGACGCTCCTCATGCATTCTTACAGGCCCCCGGAACCCGACCGCACCGTCGCCGGGCGTTACGATCTGAAGGAGATCCAACTGGTCGGGTCGTACGCAATTCAACTTCACTGGGGGGACGGCCATGCCACCGGGATTTATACATGGGAGCTTCTGCTCAGGAAGTGCGGGTGCCCCGAGCACTCGCCCGCGGAAACGCACAGGGAATAG
- a CDS encoding FKBP-type peptidyl-prolyl cis-trans isomerase, with protein MKIAFIPVMALVLMACQGNTQEKVQIKTQKDSVSYGIGMNIANNFKRQSVDIDPLVFTQAVKDVMSGGKTLMTEDQATDALAGLQQRMMASQAERMKTLGDKNKKDGEAFLAENKKKPGVVTTASGLQYKIMKAGTGPKPTLSQTVTVNYKGTLIDGTEFDSSYKRGQAVTRAVSGWIQGWVEALQLMPVGSKWQLFVPPSLAYADQPAGPLIGPNSTLVFELELISVK; from the coding sequence ATGAAAATAGCATTCATTCCCGTGATGGCTCTCGTCTTGATGGCGTGCCAGGGAAACACTCAAGAAAAAGTGCAGATAAAGACCCAGAAAGACAGCGTCAGCTACGGCATCGGAATGAACATCGCCAATAATTTCAAGCGGCAATCGGTCGACATCGATCCGTTGGTCTTCACGCAGGCGGTCAAGGATGTGATGTCCGGAGGAAAGACCCTGATGACGGAGGACCAGGCGACGGACGCGCTCGCGGGGCTCCAGCAGCGGATGATGGCCTCGCAGGCAGAGCGGATGAAAACGCTTGGCGACAAGAACAAAAAGGACGGCGAGGCGTTTCTCGCCGAGAACAAGAAGAAACCGGGAGTGGTCACCACCGCCTCCGGGTTGCAATACAAGATTATGAAGGCAGGAACGGGACCGAAGCCGACCCTGAGCCAGACAGTCACGGTAAACTACAAGGGCACGCTGATCGACGGGACGGAGTTCGACAGCTCGTACAAAAGGGGTCAGGCCGTGACCCGCGCCGTGAGCGGTTGGATCCAGGGCTGGGTGGAAGCGTTGCAGCTGATGCCGGTCGGATCGAAGTGGCAACTCTTCGTCCCCCCGAGCCTCGCCTATGCGGACCAGCCCGCCGGCCCGCTTATCGGCCCCAATTCGACGCTGGTGTTCGAACTCGAGCTGATTTCGGTAAAGTAA
- a CDS encoding nucleoside recognition domain-containing protein translates to MLNYIWLALISIGVGVAIWSDARDLSANTYHNGQQISVTIEHPDQWDNPGQDTKALPCTLIVTPADFNAAYGSSVKDTIRQKAEYVAGALHVFVDANTPDLWKDLFKAQRNPDFLLARVAWPSANSPNRIPEIVFDPVRFVKLNAVTNDGIIKYAKTAVELAIGLIGIMALWLGIMKVAEQAGLVSKLAGLLKPLTTRLFPDVPPDHPAMGAMIMNMSANMLGLANAATPLGLKAMEELNKLNKKAGTATDAMCTFLVINTSNLQLIPATVIAIRAAAGSANPTEILGPVIVATAVTMTVGITTAKLLARLPLFRRQLEGEKS, encoded by the coding sequence ATGCTCAATTATATCTGGCTCGCACTGATTTCCATCGGCGTCGGGGTTGCGATTTGGAGCGACGCCCGAGACCTCTCCGCGAACACCTACCATAACGGACAACAAATCAGCGTCACGATCGAGCATCCCGACCAATGGGATAATCCGGGGCAGGACACCAAAGCTCTCCCGTGCACGCTCATCGTCACGCCGGCCGACTTCAACGCCGCCTACGGCAGTTCGGTGAAAGACACGATCCGGCAAAAGGCCGAATACGTCGCGGGCGCGCTGCACGTGTTTGTCGATGCCAACACGCCTGATCTCTGGAAAGACCTCTTTAAAGCGCAGCGAAACCCCGACTTCCTGCTCGCCCGCGTGGCGTGGCCCAGCGCAAATTCACCGAACCGGATTCCGGAAATCGTCTTCGATCCGGTCAGATTTGTGAAACTCAATGCGGTGACGAACGACGGCATCATCAAGTACGCGAAGACCGCGGTCGAGCTCGCGATCGGGCTGATCGGCATCATGGCGCTCTGGCTCGGGATCATGAAGGTCGCCGAGCAGGCAGGGCTCGTCTCAAAGCTCGCGGGGCTCCTGAAGCCCCTGACCACCCGGCTCTTCCCCGATGTTCCGCCCGATCATCCCGCGATGGGCGCGATGATCATGAACATGTCCGCGAATATGCTCGGGCTCGCCAACGCGGCGACCCCCCTCGGGCTCAAGGCGATGGAGGAACTGAACAAGCTGAACAAAAAGGCGGGGACGGCCACCGACGCGATGTGCACTTTTCTGGTGATCAATACCAGCAACCTTCAGCTCATCCCCGCGACCGTGATCGCGATCCGCGCTGCCGCCGGCTCGGCGAATCCCACCGAAATTCTCGGGCCCGTCATCGTCGCGACCGCCGTGACGATGACCGTGGGGATCACGACGGCAAAGCTCCTCGCAAGGCTTCCGCTCTTCAGGCGGCAGCTCGAGGGGGAAAAGAGCTGA